One Sphingobacteruim zhuxiongii DNA window includes the following coding sequences:
- a CDS encoding sulfatase family protein — protein MKSISIYTCFLSLIFNCLVLKGQERPNILLIMSDNQSWNHLGAYGDSVIKTPNIDQVAQKGIIYSNVFCGSPSCTPSRAGLLTGQDIYRLKEGANLWGILPKEFDSYVDLLEKSGYQVGYEGKGWGPGNIEASGRSRNPGGDLYADFETFLKKNEDNGQSPWHYWFSSKHPHRPFKTGSGKESGMAIDKIKVPPYLPDSKEVREDIADYYYAIQEFDQEVGQLLATLKNNGQEKNTLIIICSDNGWQMPRGLANVYDAGARVPLIFNWSGNITAGKAEQLVNLNQLAPTILKAAGLPIPTDMTAQAIDFIDKAENTEDFIIMARERHALVRKNGLGYPVRAIRTAEYLYILNLESERWPAGEPPLFGDVDAHMLHYPSASKIFILANKNNPKYKRFFEYAFEKRPEEELYKLATDPDQLINLANKKEYHHEKEKLKQRLIAYLKSTGDPRFTGGSIIWDESTYYQKRDFNPKPSEEARKALNLEKEYHYFENK, from the coding sequence ATGAAATCTATTTCAATTTACACATGTTTCTTAAGCCTAATTTTCAACTGTCTAGTATTGAAAGGACAGGAAAGACCAAACATCTTATTGATCATGTCGGACAATCAATCTTGGAACCACCTGGGCGCCTACGGAGACTCGGTGATTAAAACCCCAAATATTGATCAAGTCGCTCAGAAAGGTATAATTTACAGCAATGTATTCTGTGGATCGCCTTCGTGCACGCCCTCTCGTGCTGGATTATTAACCGGACAAGACATTTATCGTTTAAAAGAGGGGGCGAATTTATGGGGGATATTGCCCAAAGAATTTGATAGTTACGTTGATTTACTTGAAAAATCGGGCTACCAAGTTGGCTATGAAGGCAAAGGTTGGGGACCTGGCAACATTGAAGCTTCGGGACGGAGCCGAAATCCTGGCGGAGACCTTTATGCTGATTTTGAAACCTTCCTTAAGAAAAATGAAGATAACGGACAGTCGCCTTGGCATTATTGGTTTAGTAGCAAGCATCCGCATCGACCTTTCAAAACCGGCAGTGGAAAAGAAAGTGGAATGGCAATCGACAAAATAAAAGTTCCTCCCTATCTACCCGATAGCAAGGAAGTGAGAGAGGATATAGCCGATTATTACTATGCTATTCAAGAATTCGACCAAGAGGTTGGCCAACTGTTAGCGACATTAAAAAACAATGGACAAGAGAAGAATACGCTGATTATCATCTGTAGCGATAATGGATGGCAAATGCCGCGTGGCTTGGCGAATGTTTACGATGCAGGCGCTCGAGTTCCATTAATCTTTAATTGGTCAGGAAATATAACAGCAGGAAAGGCGGAACAGCTAGTCAATCTAAACCAATTAGCCCCAACAATTTTAAAAGCTGCTGGACTACCGATTCCAACTGACATGACCGCCCAAGCTATAGATTTCATTGATAAAGCTGAAAATACAGAGGACTTTATCATCATGGCAAGAGAACGGCATGCGCTTGTTCGAAAGAATGGATTAGGATACCCTGTCAGGGCAATCCGTACAGCGGAATATCTCTACATTCTAAATCTGGAAAGCGAGCGTTGGCCAGCGGGAGAACCACCGCTCTTTGGCGATGTGGATGCTCATATGCTACATTATCCCTCAGCATCGAAAATATTCATTTTAGCGAACAAAAATAATCCGAAATATAAACGCTTCTTCGAGTATGCATTCGAAAAAAGACCAGAAGAAGAACTGTATAAACTAGCAACTGATCCTGATCAACTAATAAATCTTGCGAACAAGAAAGAATATCATCACGAAAAAGAAAAGTTGAAGCAAAGACTCATTGCTTATTTGAAAAGTACCGGAGACCCTCGCTTTACTGGAGGCTCAATCATTTGGGATGAATCGACGTATTATCAAAAGCGCGACTTTAATCCCAAACCTAGCGAGGAAGCTAGGAAAGCATTAAATCTAGAAAAAGAATACCATTACTTTGAGAATAAATAA
- a CDS encoding sulfatase family protein, producing MKKNKIYIPFIAVLLCLAQGSFAQTNSSPNIILIIADDVSWDDIAAYGNTKIKTPNIDRLANSGVKFENAFLVTSSCSPSRTSILTGRYPHNTGAAELHTELGPEQVLLPAELKKAGYYTALAGKWHEGKETAKAYDTLLVNKKENGEGGEEQWLSLLRNSFGDKPFFLWLASYDAHRDWSADSTFDHVYQNEEVSVPPTLVDDEQTRRDLVSYYNEITRLDLYVGKIWKELEDSGQLNNTIIIFMADNGRPFPGSKTRLTDRGIKTPLLLHWPNGIKGNQSIQALVSSIDISATILDIVNVEIPANFQGKSFASLFNSDPHTTFRNYVFAEHNWHDYEAYERSVRTKDFLYIKNIRPQFTNDGPIDANQSPSANSLKLGQKNGSLSKLQAEPYLSSRPKEEFYVLKDDSLQVNNQIDNPAFKDEIKNLRTVLTQWQRETGDSEPSLLTPHWYDKNTAKPLPKKGQRGEMPGKKNNANLNLNPGPF from the coding sequence ATGAAAAAAAACAAAATATACATTCCGTTCATAGCTGTCTTGCTATGTTTAGCTCAGGGAAGTTTCGCACAAACGAATAGCTCTCCGAATATCATTTTGATTATCGCAGATGACGTCAGTTGGGATGATATCGCTGCTTACGGAAATACGAAAATTAAAACACCAAATATTGACCGTTTAGCTAACTCAGGGGTAAAATTCGAAAATGCTTTTTTAGTCACTAGTTCCTGTAGTCCAAGTCGAACAAGCATTTTGACAGGACGATATCCGCATAACACGGGTGCCGCCGAGCTACATACGGAATTAGGACCGGAGCAAGTCTTGTTGCCCGCGGAACTTAAAAAGGCGGGCTATTATACAGCCTTAGCAGGAAAATGGCATGAAGGCAAAGAGACAGCGAAAGCCTACGATACCCTCCTTGTTAATAAGAAGGAAAACGGTGAAGGTGGCGAAGAACAATGGCTATCCCTTCTTCGGAACTCCTTCGGAGATAAGCCCTTCTTTTTGTGGCTAGCGTCATACGATGCACATCGCGATTGGTCGGCAGATTCAACTTTTGATCATGTCTATCAAAACGAGGAGGTATCGGTTCCTCCGACACTCGTCGACGATGAGCAGACTCGCCGCGATCTCGTCTCTTATTATAATGAGATTACGCGATTGGACCTCTATGTTGGGAAAATATGGAAGGAACTAGAAGATTCAGGACAATTAAACAACACCATTATTATTTTTATGGCTGATAATGGCCGTCCTTTTCCTGGAAGTAAAACCAGGCTTACAGATCGAGGCATAAAAACTCCGCTACTGCTACATTGGCCAAACGGTATCAAAGGAAATCAATCTATTCAAGCGTTGGTTAGCAGTATCGATATCAGTGCTACCATCTTAGACATTGTCAACGTAGAAATACCAGCAAACTTCCAAGGAAAGAGCTTTGCTTCGCTTTTCAACAGCGATCCGCATACCACATTTAGAAACTATGTCTTCGCAGAACATAATTGGCACGACTACGAGGCTTATGAACGTTCCGTTCGCACAAAAGATTTTCTTTACATCAAAAATATACGCCCTCAATTTACTAATGACGGACCGATTGATGCAAACCAAAGCCCTTCAGCTAATTCCTTGAAGTTGGGACAAAAGAACGGTTCATTGAGCAAACTGCAAGCTGAACCCTACTTATCTTCAAGGCCTAAAGAAGAATTCTACGTTTTGAAAGACGACAGTTTGCAAGTTAATAATCAGATTGATAACCCTGCTTTCAAGGATGAAATCAAAAACTTACGTACGGTTTTAACGCAGTGGCAACGAGAAACAGGAGACTCTGAACCTTCGTTACTAACCCCTCATTGGTATGATAAGAATACAGCGAAGCCGCTTCCTAAGAAAGGTCAACGTGGAGAAATGCCAGGCAAGAAAAACAATGCCAACTTGAATTTGAATCCTGGACCATTTTAA
- a CDS encoding sulfatase-like hydrolase/transferase: MKKTLLICIVSFVPFLQTLAQSAESRPNILWIVSEDNSPFIGAYGDIVAHTPNIDGLAEKGLLFNNAYCTAAVCAPSRSTLITGMYPASLGTENMRSSYPVPDFVKFFPKYLREAGYYTSNNAKKDYNSADQIDAWDESSKTATYQNRKNGQPFFAVFNIEISHESSIFGEDGKAKMRKRFGLPPEKEVKNSNQSPRHNAQEIKIPAYLPKTPEMLHDWALYYDKIEEMDYRVGELLQQLKKDGLDEETIVFYYADNGGVLGRSKRFMYESGLHIPLVVHIPEKYKNLNPYKQQNKINRLVDFTDFAPTVLQLAGVNIPDYFQGKPFLGATDISQDKDYAFGSRGRMDERIDLVRTIRSGNYRYVRNFMPHRPYGQHLNFLWLASSIQSWEKAFKEGKLTEVQARFFKPKPTEELYDIAKDPDNIHNLATDPNYKAVLEDLRKETKAHLLTIKDVGFIPESAIASISGGQPLYDFARSGNYNLTAVIERAYLASSNDETALPTLLKGLNDQDPLIRYWSATGLLILNNQSVSTSNVLRHHLYDDAPYVRLVIAEQLYKSGFFDAIEVLASALDNQDPMVRIQALNSLQETRAEHLKPYHESIKRISENKDSEYELNLANYLLESKFNENI, translated from the coding sequence ATGAAAAAAACGCTCTTGATTTGCATCGTCTCATTTGTGCCCTTCCTACAAACATTGGCTCAATCAGCGGAGTCGCGACCGAATATTTTATGGATAGTCAGCGAGGATAACAGTCCTTTTATTGGAGCCTATGGTGACATTGTTGCTCATACTCCGAATATCGATGGCCTAGCAGAAAAGGGCTTATTATTTAATAATGCGTATTGTACTGCTGCCGTTTGTGCGCCATCACGCTCGACCCTTATTACAGGCATGTACCCCGCGAGTCTAGGAACGGAAAATATGAGAAGTAGCTATCCTGTACCTGATTTCGTTAAATTTTTCCCTAAGTACCTACGAGAGGCGGGCTATTATACATCAAACAATGCTAAAAAAGATTACAACAGCGCCGATCAGATCGATGCATGGGATGAATCAAGCAAAACGGCAACCTATCAAAACAGAAAAAATGGGCAGCCCTTCTTTGCCGTTTTCAATATAGAGATCTCCCATGAGAGCTCAATCTTTGGCGAAGATGGAAAGGCGAAGATGCGCAAGCGCTTTGGCTTACCCCCGGAGAAAGAAGTCAAAAACTCGAATCAATCGCCAAGACACAACGCACAGGAGATTAAGATTCCAGCATATTTACCCAAAACCCCAGAAATGTTGCATGATTGGGCCCTTTACTATGATAAAATCGAAGAGATGGATTATCGTGTCGGAGAATTGTTGCAACAGCTGAAGAAGGATGGCCTAGACGAAGAAACAATTGTTTTTTATTACGCCGACAATGGTGGAGTATTAGGACGAAGTAAACGATTTATGTATGAATCAGGACTTCATATCCCACTCGTCGTTCATATCCCTGAAAAATATAAAAACTTAAATCCCTACAAACAGCAAAACAAAATAAACAGACTTGTCGACTTTACGGATTTTGCACCGACAGTATTACAACTAGCGGGTGTCAACATCCCTGATTATTTCCAAGGAAAACCCTTCCTAGGTGCTACAGACATAAGTCAGGATAAAGATTATGCCTTCGGATCCAGAGGAAGAATGGACGAACGAATAGATCTAGTGAGGACTATTCGAAGTGGAAATTACAGATATGTACGAAATTTCATGCCGCATAGACCCTATGGACAACATCTTAATTTCCTTTGGTTAGCAAGCTCTATTCAATCTTGGGAAAAAGCATTCAAAGAAGGAAAATTGACTGAAGTGCAGGCTAGATTCTTTAAACCAAAGCCTACGGAAGAATTATATGACATCGCCAAAGATCCTGATAATATCCATAATCTGGCGACTGACCCTAACTACAAAGCAGTTCTTGAGGACCTTCGTAAAGAAACAAAAGCTCATTTACTAACGATTAAGGATGTAGGCTTTATTCCAGAGAGCGCCATAGCTTCGATTAGTGGAGGCCAGCCACTTTATGATTTTGCGAGATCAGGCAATTATAACTTAACTGCTGTAATCGAGCGTGCCTATCTTGCTAGCAGTAATGACGAAACGGCACTTCCGACACTTCTTAAAGGCTTAAACGATCAAGACCCGTTGATTCGATACTGGTCTGCAACGGGCCTACTTATTTTGAATAATCAATCGGTAAGCACTAGCAATGTGCTCCGTCATCACCTTTATGACGATGCTCCTTACGTGCGATTAGTTATAGCCGAACAGCTTTATAAATCAGGCTTCTTTGATGCAATCGAAGTATTAGCTTCAGCTTTAGATAATCAAGATCCGATGGTCCGTATTCAAGCACTCAACAGTTTGCAGGAAACGCGAGCGGAACATCTTAAACCCTATCACGAATCGATCAAGCGGATAAGCGAAAATAAGGATAGTGAATACGAACTAAATCTAGCCAATTACCTATTGGAGTCGAAGTTTAATGAAAACATTTAG
- a CDS encoding RagB/SusD family nutrient uptake outer membrane protein, translated as MKKKTLYKSIYAHILLLSLWGCASDKLDLYPETNLTAGNFYTSENDLTLAANDVYRQLSRLYNSGGIPDLYGELYSDNVYIKQTTGAHSFGEDINKHSAKSDNGYITTAWNNAYNAIYILNNILDKLNNTSISFADPNLKTRLEAEALTTRAFYYYHLSQAFGAVPFPLKVVTPDESYDYLREDTKVIYQQLIKDLLKAKTALPNSYTGNNIGRLTRSAASAVLAKVYIAAGNKEEAKKELQEIIQSGLYSLDANSDGKINIADYEYIFKASTKNSKESILEIQYLAGQNNVNSTHQTDYAPWDFAFHLPNINTTFRGNGLNTPSNNLIAEYETNDARKNLSLQLGFTNLQTNKFIDFPYTIKFFDPDFLYPGQNVEAIRYADILLLYAELSGEATYLNQVRERAGLAPFGSSDYPNNKYATLSLAIEHERRIELAFEFHRFYDLVRTGRADQVLKANGINTSKLLFPIPLSAIDANPGLTQNP; from the coding sequence ATGAAAAAGAAAACACTATACAAAAGCATTTATGCTCATATTTTATTGCTGTCACTTTGGGGATGTGCTAGTGACAAATTAGATCTATATCCAGAGACTAATTTAACGGCTGGAAATTTCTATACCTCAGAGAACGATTTAACCTTAGCAGCAAATGATGTTTATCGTCAATTATCTAGGTTATACAATTCAGGCGGAATCCCAGACCTCTATGGAGAGTTATATTCTGACAATGTCTATATCAAACAAACAACCGGTGCGCATTCCTTCGGTGAAGATATAAATAAGCACAGTGCAAAATCTGATAACGGCTATATAACAACGGCTTGGAACAATGCGTACAATGCTATTTATATTCTCAATAATATCTTAGATAAATTAAACAACACAAGCATCAGCTTTGCCGATCCTAATCTAAAGACGCGCTTAGAAGCAGAAGCGTTAACCACTCGTGCCTTTTATTACTATCATTTAAGTCAAGCATTTGGCGCCGTTCCCTTTCCATTAAAAGTGGTAACTCCGGACGAGAGTTATGATTACCTACGAGAAGATACCAAAGTCATCTACCAACAGCTCATAAAAGATCTACTTAAGGCGAAGACTGCATTACCAAATTCCTACACCGGAAATAACATTGGTCGATTAACCCGGTCTGCAGCATCGGCAGTACTTGCTAAAGTCTATATTGCAGCTGGAAATAAAGAGGAAGCAAAGAAAGAACTTCAAGAGATTATTCAAAGTGGATTGTATTCATTAGACGCAAACAGCGATGGTAAAATCAACATCGCAGACTACGAATATATTTTCAAAGCAAGCACAAAGAACTCTAAAGAATCTATACTAGAAATTCAATATTTAGCAGGCCAAAACAACGTCAATAGTACACATCAAACCGATTACGCGCCTTGGGACTTCGCTTTTCATCTTCCGAATATCAACACGACGTTTAGAGGGAATGGACTAAACACCCCTTCCAATAACCTAATTGCAGAATATGAAACAAACGACGCTAGAAAAAACCTTTCCTTACAACTAGGATTCACCAATCTGCAAACGAATAAATTCATTGATTTCCCTTACACAATCAAATTCTTTGATCCCGATTTTCTCTATCCAGGGCAAAATGTTGAAGCTATTCGATATGCAGATATTCTACTGCTCTATGCGGAACTTTCTGGAGAAGCAACCTACCTTAATCAGGTTCGGGAAAGAGCTGGACTCGCCCCTTTTGGCTCATCAGACTATCCAAACAACAAATATGCTACGTTGAGTTTAGCAATTGAGCATGAACGTAGAATAGAGCTAGCTTTTGAATTCCACCGATTTTACGACTTAGTGCGAACAGGAAGAGCAGATCAGGTACTTAAAGCCAACGGCATTAACACGAGCAAACTGCTATTTCCAATACCGCTAAGTGCTATAGATGCTAATCCAGGTCTCACTCAAAACCCTTAA
- a CDS encoding SusC/RagA family TonB-linked outer membrane protein, with protein sequence MKRLRLIIQATGKLLLLFLISIGFANAQINNAPIVNANTSGIVIDAKTKAPLEGVTIQLEGVTHSVQTDRKGQFQLVTGQKPPLNVVVSFLGYQSKTISIDKSPFQIELEPLIENLDEVVVVGYGTQRKRDLTGASSNLNLSKDIAGRAASEIGQALYGQMSGVQVTAGSGKPGASTSIQVRGINSISAGTAPLIVVDGIPAPNYDLNLINNADIESIQVLKDAASSAIYGSRAANGVILIKTKAGKAGSSKFEVNYVSSLQEVIDKVDVMNASEYAQASIEAAQNSWVDKGGDPNAPNTIAARGSYKYTWPTALEHPELLPNTNFQDAIYRVAPSNKVDIAASGGGEHSNYRVSGSILKRKGIALFSDYDKYNLGFNTSTKILDRLEIGGASNLSYDQEQEPFNRMFEWAVQYPSIYPLYSENGYLGAPLNQAGFENYNAILFRPQNGHPLYRSTDEIKSSRFNALGNIYGQLELLKGLSFKSAFNYFYNRNDGSNYQAKDHLLGPTYFTEGAMAKTLTQTISYTFQNLLNYDKTWGKHSLQALLGTEYNYANYSFNYLERRGYDNDLVKALSAGKTVFAADDRASKTSFISYFARANYAFSGKYLLSASLRRDGSSRFASNKKWGNFPAVSVGWIISEEDFLDEANWLSNLKIRASYGLTGNDKFADYKWIGQITQGRAAIGNTLLTTYYPSSITNPNLQWEKTKQVNLGLDIGFLHERFQVTIDAYKSKSDGLLLEVPTPVVSGFTTIFKNIGAVENKGLEIALNSQNIQKESFKWSSNFNISFNRNKILALGENSTPMVLSGSVFSGMQKINQIGKPVFSFYGYQYDGVYLNQAAIDADPAHYAGAKPGDGRYKDVDGNGQLNENDRTIIGNPNPDFIWGFTNRFSYKNIELSIVLQGVQGGELMDDNVHRSLLYHEGRNYLKELNNRWRSEENPGDGYHYKIKVDENGYEKTPSSYFLFSKSYWRLKDLTVAYTLPSRLSEKILAKSLRVYFNGNNLFTRKDAPVSDPEGFSGNADDASRQGISSNTYPTAKIYSLGLNIAF encoded by the coding sequence ATGAAAAGACTTAGGCTGATTATTCAGGCTACCGGGAAGCTATTGCTTTTATTTTTAATAAGCATAGGCTTTGCAAATGCACAAATAAACAACGCACCTATTGTAAATGCTAACACATCGGGGATCGTTATCGACGCAAAAACTAAAGCTCCATTAGAAGGCGTTACTATCCAGCTAGAAGGCGTTACACATAGCGTACAAACCGATAGAAAAGGACAATTTCAATTAGTAACAGGACAAAAGCCACCTTTAAATGTCGTTGTTTCTTTTCTTGGCTATCAATCTAAAACAATTAGTATTGATAAATCTCCTTTTCAAATAGAGTTAGAACCACTTATAGAGAATCTAGATGAGGTTGTTGTTGTCGGTTATGGAACGCAGCGTAAAAGAGACTTAACAGGCGCATCTAGCAATCTAAACCTTAGTAAAGACATTGCTGGACGTGCAGCATCAGAAATTGGTCAAGCGCTCTATGGGCAAATGTCAGGTGTACAAGTCACAGCTGGATCTGGAAAACCTGGCGCCTCAACCAGCATTCAGGTACGAGGTATCAACTCTATTTCAGCTGGCACGGCACCACTTATTGTTGTCGATGGAATCCCTGCCCCAAATTACGACCTCAACTTAATCAACAATGCAGATATCGAATCAATACAGGTATTGAAAGACGCGGCATCATCAGCCATCTACGGATCTCGAGCTGCGAATGGCGTCATCCTAATCAAGACGAAAGCGGGCAAAGCAGGATCCAGCAAATTTGAAGTTAATTATGTTAGCTCACTTCAAGAAGTCATTGACAAAGTCGATGTAATGAATGCGAGTGAATATGCGCAAGCATCTATTGAAGCAGCGCAGAACAGCTGGGTCGATAAGGGCGGTGATCCCAATGCTCCAAATACAATTGCAGCGCGCGGAAGTTATAAATATACTTGGCCAACAGCATTAGAGCATCCAGAGTTACTACCTAATACCAATTTTCAAGATGCCATATACCGCGTAGCCCCATCTAACAAAGTTGACATCGCAGCAAGCGGTGGTGGTGAGCACAGTAACTACAGAGTATCTGGTAGCATTTTAAAAAGAAAAGGGATTGCCTTATTCTCGGATTACGATAAATACAACTTAGGATTTAATACCTCTACGAAAATACTAGATCGACTCGAAATCGGTGGAGCAAGCAATTTAAGTTACGATCAAGAACAGGAACCCTTTAATCGTATGTTCGAATGGGCAGTACAGTACCCTAGCATTTATCCCTTGTATAGCGAAAATGGATATTTAGGAGCCCCATTGAATCAAGCAGGATTTGAAAACTATAATGCCATTTTGTTTCGACCACAGAATGGGCACCCACTCTACCGCAGCACCGATGAGATCAAAAGTAGTCGATTCAATGCTCTTGGAAACATCTATGGACAGTTGGAATTATTAAAAGGTCTAAGCTTCAAATCGGCATTCAATTATTTCTACAATAGAAATGACGGTAGTAACTACCAAGCGAAAGACCACTTGTTAGGCCCCACATATTTCACTGAAGGCGCTATGGCAAAAACGCTAACACAAACCATAAGCTACACCTTTCAAAATTTATTGAACTATGATAAGACATGGGGAAAACATAGCTTACAAGCCCTTTTAGGGACGGAATACAACTATGCAAATTATAGCTTCAATTACCTCGAACGTCGAGGATATGACAATGACTTAGTAAAAGCACTGAGTGCTGGAAAGACTGTATTTGCAGCAGATGATAGAGCATCGAAAACATCATTTATATCTTATTTTGCACGAGCAAACTATGCCTTTTCTGGAAAGTATCTTTTATCTGCGAGTTTACGTCGCGATGGCTCTTCACGATTCGCCTCCAATAAGAAATGGGGAAATTTCCCTGCGGTATCTGTAGGTTGGATTATCTCAGAGGAAGATTTTCTGGATGAAGCAAACTGGCTTAGTAATTTGAAAATCCGCGCAAGTTATGGATTGACAGGAAACGATAAATTTGCCGACTATAAATGGATAGGTCAGATTACACAGGGTCGAGCAGCAATAGGTAATACTCTTCTAACGACCTATTATCCTTCCAGTATTACAAATCCCAATCTACAATGGGAGAAAACCAAACAAGTAAATCTAGGGCTAGATATCGGCTTCTTACATGAGCGTTTTCAAGTAACCATTGATGCATACAAATCGAAATCAGATGGCCTACTCCTCGAAGTTCCAACACCAGTTGTATCCGGCTTTACTACGATATTCAAGAATATTGGTGCAGTCGAGAACAAAGGATTGGAGATCGCTTTAAACAGTCAAAACATACAGAAAGAATCTTTTAAATGGAGTTCTAATTTTAACATCTCTTTTAATAGAAACAAAATTCTTGCCCTTGGTGAGAACAGCACACCTATGGTATTGAGTGGCTCTGTATTTAGTGGCATGCAGAAAATCAACCAAATAGGCAAACCTGTATTTAGCTTTTACGGCTACCAATACGATGGCGTGTATTTGAATCAGGCAGCAATCGATGCAGATCCAGCTCACTATGCAGGCGCAAAACCTGGCGATGGGCGATACAAAGACGTCGATGGGAATGGTCAGCTCAATGAGAACGATCGAACGATCATCGGTAATCCAAATCCGGATTTCATATGGGGATTTACAAACCGCTTCTCCTATAAGAATATAGAGCTTAGTATAGTCCTACAGGGCGTACAAGGCGGGGAATTAATGGATGACAATGTTCATCGATCCTTACTTTATCATGAAGGTCGCAATTATTTAAAAGAACTGAATAATCGATGGAGATCTGAGGAAAATCCAGGAGATGGATACCATTACAAGATCAAAGTAGACGAGAATGGATACGAAAAAACGCCATCGAGCTACTTTCTATTCTCTAAATCTTATTGGCGTCTAAAGGATCTGACGGTTGCTTATACACTTCCAAGTAGACTCTCCGAAAAAATATTAGCAAAATCATTACGTGTCTATTTTAACGGAAACAACCTATTTACACGAAAAGACGCACCAGTTTCTGATCCTGAAGGTTTCTCTGGAAATGCAGATGACGCAAGTCGTCAAGGGATAAGTTCAAACACCTACCCTACGGCAAAAATATATTCTCTAGGACTCAATATTGCATTTTAA